AACTAGCGTATTTTCCCACTTAATCCAGAAATTCGAAAGGAAATTACGGCGGGCTTAGGCCATACCCTTTTCTTCTTTTTCCACATCCCCCTCGCTCGGGAGCATATACATAGTCGTGCTGCCGCTGGACCAGTACTTCAACTTGCCTTCGTTGACCAGCTCATTGATGATCTTCTTGGCCTGCATCATTTTGATCTCGGGCACAGCCTTGCACAAGTCGTTGAAATAAAGTTTGCTCTTTTTTTGCGTCTTTACAAATTCCATGATACGATTTTTTGCATCCTCACTCATACTATCCTCCTGTAAGGAATCCGAACGCATCCAATAAAAACAACAGAATTGATTCTTTCTGTTTGCCCTCACGCATATAAGTGAATTGATTCACTTCGACTGATTAACTCGGGACATGCTCTTTGTCAATAAAAAAGTCCCTGAGGAATCCGGTACAAAGCCCCATCGAAAAAACA
This region of Desulforhabdus amnigena genomic DNA includes:
- a CDS encoding dissimilatory sulfite reductase D family protein — protein: MSEDAKNRIMEFVKTQKKSKLYFNDLCKAVPEIKMMQAKKIINELVNEGKLKYWSSGSTTMYMLPSEGDVEKEEKGMA